One genomic region from Amycolatopsis sp. FBCC-B4732 encodes:
- a CDS encoding DNA polymerase Y family protein produces the protein MLVLWCPDWPAVAAAAVAGTPVTEPAAVFSANRVVACNAVARRSRVRRGMRRREAQSNCPELVVFAADDGRDARLFEAVARAVEALVVGVEVVRPGLVAVPVDGAAPYFGGEHALVERLVDEVSAAAGVECQVGIAEGLFAATLAARCGEFVEPGRVAEFLAPLPVTELDQPGAERAELVDLLRRLGLKTLGAFAELPERDVANRFGTAGLLAHRLARGRSERPPLRRRPPPELTLTEEFDPVVERIDVAAFLAKGLATRFCAGLAGHGLACTRLGIYAVTEEGEHLGRVWRCAEPLTPAGVADRVRWQFEGWLRAAPGERPTSGVVRLRLEPEETVEGRSLQLDLWQNGGSEEEDERAARAFVRIQGLLGPEGVLTPLLDGGRDPAGRVRLVPWGDPRERTTPPDATWPGRLPSPSPATVLDRPVPAQVYAADGRKVGLTARDRITAPPAGLTIAGGARRTVVGWAGPWPLTPDRRHPGPRRARLQLVLAGEGDEPPEAVLVHCAGTENPLWTVEGVYD, from the coding sequence ATGCTGGTCCTCTGGTGCCCGGACTGGCCCGCCGTCGCCGCCGCGGCCGTCGCCGGCACTCCCGTCACCGAACCCGCCGCCGTCTTCAGCGCGAATCGGGTCGTCGCCTGCAACGCCGTCGCGCGGCGGAGCCGGGTGCGGCGGGGGATGCGGCGGCGGGAGGCGCAGTCGAACTGTCCCGAACTCGTCGTCTTCGCCGCGGACGACGGGCGCGACGCCCGGCTCTTCGAGGCCGTCGCGCGGGCGGTCGAGGCGCTCGTCGTGGGCGTCGAAGTCGTGCGGCCTGGTCTCGTCGCGGTGCCCGTCGACGGCGCCGCGCCGTACTTCGGCGGCGAACACGCGCTCGTCGAGCGGCTCGTCGACGAGGTGTCGGCCGCGGCCGGCGTCGAATGCCAGGTCGGGATCGCCGAAGGCCTCTTCGCCGCGACGCTCGCCGCCCGCTGCGGGGAGTTCGTCGAACCCGGGCGCGTCGCCGAATTCCTCGCCCCGCTGCCCGTCACCGAGCTCGACCAGCCCGGCGCCGAGCGCGCGGAGCTCGTCGACCTCCTGCGCCGGCTCGGGTTGAAGACGCTCGGCGCGTTCGCCGAACTGCCGGAGCGCGACGTCGCCAACCGGTTCGGCACGGCCGGGCTGCTCGCCCACCGGCTGGCGCGCGGCCGCTCCGAACGGCCGCCGCTGCGTCGGCGTCCGCCGCCGGAGCTGACGCTGACCGAGGAGTTCGACCCGGTCGTCGAGCGGATCGACGTCGCCGCGTTCCTCGCGAAGGGCCTCGCGACGCGGTTCTGCGCGGGCCTCGCCGGCCACGGCCTGGCCTGCACGCGCCTCGGCATCTACGCGGTCACCGAAGAAGGCGAACACCTCGGCCGCGTGTGGCGCTGCGCCGAACCGCTGACACCCGCCGGCGTCGCCGACCGCGTCCGCTGGCAGTTCGAAGGCTGGCTGCGCGCGGCACCGGGCGAGCGCCCGACGTCCGGCGTGGTGCGGCTGCGGCTCGAACCGGAGGAGACGGTCGAAGGCCGGTCGCTCCAGCTCGACCTCTGGCAGAACGGCGGCTCCGAGGAGGAGGACGAGCGGGCGGCCCGCGCGTTCGTCCGGATCCAGGGCCTCCTCGGCCCCGAAGGCGTGCTCACCCCGCTGCTCGACGGCGGTCGCGACCCCGCGGGCCGCGTCCGCCTGGTGCCCTGGGGCGACCCCCGCGAGCGCACGACCCCACCGGACGCGACCTGGCCGGGCCGCCTGCCGTCCCCCTCCCCGGCGACGGTCCTGGACCGGCCGGTCCCCGCCCAGGTCTACGCCGCCGACGGCCGCAAGGTGGGACTCACGGCCCGGGACAGGATCACGGCACCCCCGGCCGGCCTGACGATCGCCGGCGGCGCCCGCCGCACCGTGGTGGGCTGGGCCGGCCCGTGGCCGCTGACCCCGGACCGCCGCCACCCGGGCCCCCGCCGCGCCCGGCTCCAGCTGGTGCTCGCCGGCGAGGGCGACGAGCCACCCGAAGCGGTGCTGGTGCACTGCGCGGGCACGGAAAATCCACTGTGGACGGTCGAGGGAGTGTACGACTGA
- a CDS encoding error-prone DNA polymerase: MGWNNPPVRWQDLARTLAGDLPPGDHGDSPAWGRHREGYQRPEDLPARGTDDGGEAVRVPYAELHCHSNFSFLDGASHPEELVEEAARLKLDAIALTDHDGMYGVVRFAEAARELGVDTVFGTELSFGLRNPQNGVPDPEGEHLLLLARGDQGYRALCRAITAGQIHHDAEKGKPSYDLGAVAEEVAGQCVVLTGCRKGAVRSALVTHGPAAAAEQLRELVGRFGRDHVYVELTDHRQPLDSTHNDVLTRLAEEFGLPTVATTAAHYARPERAPLADALAAIRARRGIDELEGWLPAAGTAFLRSGAEMDVLFRRYPGAVRRSALLGMECAFPLKLLAPKLPPFDVPAGETEAIHLRKLTEEGAKERFKGKPHEEKAKAQIEHELRIIEELGFPGYFLIVWDIVRFCRENDILCQGRGSAANSAVCYALGITKVDSVAYELLFERFLAPDRDGYPDIDLDIESDRREEAIQYVFAKHGRLRTAQVANVITYRARSAVRDAARALGYSPGQQDAWSKQIDRWGSLRSTEKDHDHDIPDDVVQLAFALEDFPRHLGIHSGGMVMCQEPVSQVVPVEWARMADRSVIQWEKEDCAAAGLVKFDLLGLGMLSALHYMIDLVHDYKGELVDLAELDLADQQIYGMLCRADAIGVFQVESRAQLATLPRLRPTEFYDLAVEVALIRPGPIQGGSVHPYIRRKQGREEWSYDHPLLEKALHKTKGVPLFQEQMMQIALDVANFTAAEADQLRHAMGSKRSDRKMDRLRQRFLEGAAANGVDDELAQKIFLKLKAFANFGFPESHALSFAHLVFSSAYFKFYHPDAFLAGLLRAQPMGFYSPQSLVADARRHGVTVHGPDINRSLPHATLEPLPDGGKLHAVRTGLSTVRKIGEDVAKRIVAERTENGDYRDMADVARRVRLTTPQIEALATAGAFASFGGDRRQALWTAGAVAGERPEKLPGLIGAQAPALPGMDGLDLAAADVWATGVSPDSYPTEFIRDHLDELGVVPASGLAALDDGARVLIGGAVTHRQRPATAAGVTFLNIEDETGMVNVICTLGLWQRCHRVARGSPALLIRGVVEKADGVVSVLAHRVEPLQMRIKAKSRDFR, from the coding sequence ATGGGCTGGAACAACCCACCCGTCCGCTGGCAGGACCTCGCCCGCACCCTCGCCGGCGACCTCCCGCCCGGCGACCACGGCGACAGTCCCGCCTGGGGCCGGCACCGCGAGGGCTACCAGCGCCCCGAAGACCTCCCCGCCCGCGGCACCGACGACGGCGGCGAGGCCGTCCGCGTGCCCTACGCCGAGCTGCACTGCCACTCCAACTTCAGCTTCCTCGACGGCGCCAGCCACCCCGAAGAGCTCGTCGAAGAAGCCGCGCGGCTCAAGCTCGACGCCATCGCCCTCACCGATCACGACGGCATGTACGGCGTCGTCCGCTTCGCCGAAGCCGCGCGGGAACTCGGGGTCGACACCGTCTTCGGGACCGAGCTCAGCTTCGGCCTGCGCAACCCGCAAAACGGCGTCCCGGACCCCGAAGGCGAGCACCTCCTCCTGCTCGCCCGCGGCGACCAGGGTTACCGGGCCCTCTGCCGCGCCATCACCGCCGGGCAGATCCACCACGACGCCGAAAAGGGCAAGCCCAGTTACGACCTCGGTGCGGTCGCCGAGGAGGTCGCCGGGCAGTGCGTCGTGCTGACCGGGTGCCGCAAAGGAGCGGTGCGCTCGGCGCTCGTCACGCATGGCCCGGCGGCCGCCGCCGAACAGCTGCGAGAACTCGTCGGACGCTTCGGGCGCGACCACGTCTACGTCGAGCTCACCGACCACCGCCAGCCGCTGGACAGCACGCACAACGACGTCCTCACCCGGCTCGCGGAGGAGTTCGGCCTGCCGACCGTCGCCACCACCGCCGCGCACTACGCCCGTCCCGAACGGGCGCCGCTGGCCGACGCGCTCGCCGCTATCCGGGCGCGGCGGGGGATCGACGAGCTCGAAGGGTGGCTGCCCGCGGCCGGGACGGCGTTCCTGCGCAGCGGCGCCGAAATGGACGTCCTGTTCCGCCGCTACCCGGGCGCGGTCCGGCGCAGTGCGTTGCTGGGCATGGAATGCGCGTTCCCGCTGAAGCTGCTCGCCCCGAAGCTGCCGCCGTTCGACGTCCCGGCGGGCGAAACCGAAGCGATCCACCTGCGCAAGCTGACCGAGGAAGGGGCGAAGGAACGGTTCAAGGGCAAACCGCACGAAGAAAAGGCGAAAGCCCAGATCGAGCACGAACTCCGGATCATCGAAGAACTCGGCTTCCCCGGGTACTTCCTGATCGTCTGGGACATCGTCCGGTTCTGCCGCGAGAACGACATCCTGTGCCAGGGCCGCGGCTCGGCGGCGAACTCGGCCGTCTGCTACGCGCTCGGCATCACGAAGGTCGACTCCGTCGCCTACGAACTCCTCTTCGAGCGCTTCCTCGCCCCGGACCGCGACGGCTACCCCGACATCGACCTCGACATCGAGTCCGACCGCCGCGAAGAGGCCATCCAGTACGTCTTCGCGAAGCACGGCCGCCTGCGCACCGCCCAGGTCGCGAACGTGATCACCTACCGCGCCCGGTCCGCGGTCCGCGACGCGGCGCGGGCGCTCGGCTACTCACCGGGCCAGCAGGACGCCTGGAGCAAGCAGATCGACCGCTGGGGTTCGTTGCGCAGCACCGAAAAGGACCACGACCACGACATCCCGGACGACGTCGTCCAGCTGGCCTTCGCGCTCGAGGACTTCCCGCGCCATCTGGGCATCCACTCCGGCGGCATGGTCATGTGCCAGGAGCCGGTGAGCCAGGTCGTGCCGGTCGAGTGGGCGCGGATGGCCGACCGCAGCGTCATCCAGTGGGAGAAGGAGGACTGCGCCGCCGCCGGGCTGGTCAAGTTCGACCTGCTCGGGCTCGGCATGCTTTCCGCGCTGCACTACATGATCGACCTCGTCCACGACTACAAGGGCGAGCTCGTCGACCTCGCCGAGCTGGACCTCGCCGACCAGCAGATCTACGGAATGCTGTGCCGCGCCGACGCGATCGGCGTCTTCCAGGTCGAAAGCCGCGCGCAGCTGGCGACCCTGCCGCGCCTGCGGCCCACGGAGTTCTACGACCTCGCCGTCGAGGTCGCGCTGATCCGGCCCGGCCCGATCCAGGGCGGCTCGGTGCACCCGTACATCCGCCGCAAGCAGGGGCGCGAGGAGTGGAGCTACGACCACCCGCTGCTGGAGAAGGCGCTGCACAAGACCAAGGGCGTGCCGCTGTTCCAGGAGCAGATGATGCAGATCGCGCTCGACGTCGCCAACTTCACCGCGGCGGAGGCCGACCAGCTGCGGCACGCGATGGGGTCGAAGCGCTCGGACCGCAAGATGGACCGGCTGCGGCAGCGGTTCCTCGAAGGCGCCGCCGCGAACGGCGTCGACGACGAGCTGGCGCAGAAGATCTTCTTGAAGCTCAAGGCGTTCGCGAACTTCGGCTTCCCGGAGAGCCACGCGCTGAGCTTCGCGCACCTGGTGTTTTCCAGCGCCTACTTCAAGTTCTACCACCCGGACGCGTTCCTGGCGGGCTTGCTGCGCGCGCAGCCGATGGGGTTCTACTCGCCGCAGTCGCTGGTCGCCGACGCGCGGCGCCACGGCGTCACCGTGCACGGCCCGGACATCAACCGCAGCCTGCCGCACGCGACGCTGGAACCGTTGCCGGACGGGGGAAAGCTGCACGCGGTGCGGACCGGGCTGAGCACCGTGCGGAAGATCGGCGAAGACGTCGCGAAGCGGATCGTGGCCGAGCGGACGGAAAACGGCGACTACCGCGACATGGCCGACGTCGCCCGCCGCGTCCGGCTGACCACCCCGCAGATCGAGGCACTGGCGACGGCCGGCGCGTTCGCGAGCTTCGGCGGCGACCGCCGCCAGGCGTTGTGGACCGCGGGCGCGGTCGCCGGCGAACGGCCGGAGAAGCTGCCCGGCCTGATCGGCGCCCAGGCACCGGCGCTGCCGGGCATGGACGGCCTCGACCTCGCGGCGGCGGACGTCTGGGCGACGGGCGTGTCCCCGGACAGCTATCCGACCGAGTTCATCCGCGACCACCTCGACGAACTGGGCGTGGTCCCGGCGAGCGGCCTGGCCGCCCTCGACGACGGCGCCCGAGTCCTGATCGGCGGCGCGGTGACCCACCGCCAACGCCCCGCGACCGCGGCCGGCGTCACGTTCCTCAACATCGAGGACGAAACGGGGATGGTGAACGTGATCTGCACATTGGGCCTGTGGCAGCGCTGCCACCGCGTGGCCCGCGGCAGCCCGGCGCTCCTGATCCGCGGGGTGGTGGAGAAGGCCGACGGGGTGGTGAGCGTCCTGGCCCACCGCGTCGAGCCGCTGCAGATGCGGATCAAGGCGAAGTCCCGCGACTTCCGGTGA
- a CDS encoding DUF6350 family protein produces MRIMDLLTDAREEPVSDLEPGVGLSGAARVRVLLAAALGPLVTGYAAVAAVLTLVALTADRAVFSGTGVLLAAGPGWLAAHQVRLGLGGHPLGVLPLLPTLGVTLLAARTAAGAAQRLGCRSAREALPVLLTITTAHAVFGLVVALGAQGSPVTANPLVAFAVPGLLAAAAAFVGVTRSCGLPDVVAERLDPLALRGLRAGALGFAVLVACGAVVFTVATAVSWATVSDIYEPAFGTSFGLFLLSVLYLPNAVAASLSFVTGPGFSIGDLNVGMFGYRGGAVPGVPLLGGLPDHHAAWWPALLVLPAATGALVGWSLRKADADPAQRIRAVAVAGAVVALGCVLLGTLSGGRLGDGPFDPVSVPVGVASVVAFCWIVIPGSFVAFFTGEHEPPAPPPEALEDNEAFEDADDVDAEAAAEAVEELEASEEDDEEAAEDAEFEAEADAELGLEDEPAEDEAVTGGTETCGDVEPDETDR; encoded by the coding sequence GTGCGGATCATGGACCTGCTCACCGATGCCCGCGAAGAGCCGGTGAGCGACCTCGAACCCGGCGTCGGACTCTCCGGGGCGGCGCGGGTGCGGGTGTTGCTCGCCGCCGCCCTCGGCCCGCTGGTCACCGGCTACGCCGCCGTCGCGGCCGTGCTGACCCTGGTCGCGCTCACCGCCGACCGCGCCGTCTTCTCCGGCACCGGCGTGCTGCTGGCCGCCGGTCCCGGGTGGCTCGCCGCGCACCAGGTCCGCCTCGGCCTCGGCGGCCACCCGCTCGGCGTGCTCCCGCTGCTGCCGACGCTCGGCGTGACCCTGCTGGCCGCGCGGACGGCGGCCGGCGCCGCCCAGCGCCTCGGCTGCCGGTCGGCCCGCGAAGCGCTCCCCGTGCTGCTCACGATCACCACCGCGCACGCGGTGTTCGGGCTGGTCGTCGCGCTCGGCGCGCAGGGCTCGCCGGTGACGGCGAACCCGCTGGTCGCCTTCGCCGTGCCCGGGCTGCTCGCCGCCGCGGCCGCGTTCGTCGGCGTCACCCGGTCCTGCGGGCTGCCGGACGTCGTCGCGGAGCGCCTCGACCCCCTCGCCCTGCGCGGGCTCCGCGCCGGCGCGCTCGGCTTCGCGGTGCTGGTGGCCTGCGGTGCCGTCGTGTTCACGGTCGCGACCGCGGTGTCCTGGGCGACCGTGTCCGACATCTACGAGCCCGCCTTCGGCACCAGCTTCGGGCTCTTCCTGCTCTCGGTGCTCTACCTCCCGAACGCCGTCGCCGCTTCGCTGTCCTTCGTCACCGGGCCCGGATTTTCGATCGGCGACCTCAACGTCGGGATGTTCGGCTACCGCGGCGGCGCCGTACCCGGCGTCCCCCTGCTCGGCGGCCTGCCCGACCACCACGCCGCCTGGTGGCCCGCCCTGCTGGTGCTGCCCGCGGCGACCGGCGCGCTGGTCGGCTGGTCGCTGCGCAAGGCCGACGCCGACCCGGCGCAGCGCATCCGCGCGGTCGCGGTGGCCGGTGCGGTCGTCGCGCTCGGCTGCGTCCTGCTCGGCACGCTGTCCGGCGGACGGCTCGGCGACGGCCCGTTCGACCCGGTGAGCGTGCCGGTGGGCGTCGCGTCCGTCGTCGCGTTCTGCTGGATCGTCATCCCGGGTTCGTTCGTCGCGTTCTTCACCGGCGAGCACGAGCCGCCCGCGCCGCCGCCGGAAGCGCTCGAAGACAACGAAGCCTTCGAAGACGCCGACGACGTCGACGCCGAAGCGGCCGCGGAAGCCGTCGAGGAACTGGAAGCGTCCGAAGAGGACGACGAAGAAGCCGCCGAGGACGCGGAGTTCGAGGCCGAAGCCGACGCCGAGCTCGGCCTCGAAGACGAGCCGGCCGAGGACGAAGCTGTGACCGGAGGCACCGAGACCTGCGGCGACGTCGAGCCGGACGAGACCGACCGTTAG
- the purN gene encoding phosphoribosylglycinamide formyltransferase has product MELPTPVKLVVLASGSGTLLQAVLDATGRSGFPAKVVAVGADRTGIEALTRAERLSVPSFTVRVADHPDRAAWDKALTEAVAAYQPDLVVSAGFMKILGEQFLGRFTVVNTHPALLPSFPGMHAVRDALEAGVKVTGSTVHFADAGVDTGPIIAQEAVVVEHDDTEDVLHERIKAVERRLLVETIERLGRGGCTVDGRKVTFREH; this is encoded by the coding sequence TTGGAGCTGCCCACTCCGGTGAAGCTCGTCGTGCTCGCGTCGGGCTCCGGAACCCTCCTGCAGGCGGTGCTGGACGCCACCGGGCGGTCCGGCTTCCCGGCCAAGGTCGTCGCCGTCGGCGCCGACCGCACCGGCATCGAAGCCCTCACCCGCGCCGAGCGCCTCAGCGTCCCGTCGTTCACCGTCCGCGTCGCCGACCACCCCGACCGGGCCGCCTGGGACAAGGCGCTGACCGAGGCCGTCGCGGCGTACCAGCCCGACCTCGTCGTCTCGGCCGGGTTCATGAAGATCCTCGGCGAGCAGTTCCTCGGCCGGTTCACCGTGGTCAACACGCACCCGGCGCTGCTCCCGTCGTTCCCGGGGATGCACGCGGTCCGCGACGCGCTGGAGGCCGGCGTCAAGGTCACCGGCTCGACCGTGCACTTCGCGGACGCCGGGGTCGACACCGGGCCGATCATCGCCCAGGAAGCCGTCGTCGTGGAGCACGACGACACCGAAGACGTCCTGCACGAACGGATCAAGGCCGTCGAACGCAGGCTGCTGGTGGAAACGATCGAGCGACTCGGCCGCGGTGGCTGCACCGTGGACGGACGAAAGGTGACATTTCGTGAGCACTGA
- the purH gene encoding bifunctional phosphoribosylaminoimidazolecarboxamide formyltransferase/IMP cyclohydrolase, whose product MSTDLGRRPVRRALIGVSDKAGLLDLATGLHAAGVEIVSTGGTAKVIADAGIPVTPVEAVTGFPESLDGRVKTLHPNVHAGLLADQGNPDHVEQLRKLDIAAFDLLVVNLYPFAQTVASGASAEDCVENIDIGGPAMVRAAAKNHGSVAVVVDPARYGWVLERVADGGFGFEDRKRLAARAYAHTAAYDTAVASWFASAYAPDEATAAAGFPDFLGATWERADVLRYGENPHQKAALYKSDRPGLAHAEQLHGKAMSYNNFVDTDAARRAAFDFAEPAVAIIKHANPCGIAVGADVAEAHRKAHACDPVSAYGGVIATNRPVTREAAEQIEKVFTEVVLAPDFDAEALEILQRKKNIRLLKLPAAPASSIEFRPISGGVLLQTADAIDAPGDNPASWQLATGAPADEQTLRDLEFAWRSLRAVKSNAILLAADGATVGVGMGQVNRVDSSRLAVSRAGDRAKGSVGASDAFFPFPDGLEVLVEAGVRAIVQPGGSVRDAEVIAAAEKAGVTMYLTGTRHFAH is encoded by the coding sequence GTGAGCACTGACCTGGGACGGCGCCCGGTCCGCCGGGCGCTGATCGGCGTCTCGGACAAGGCGGGCCTGCTGGACCTCGCGACCGGCCTGCACGCGGCCGGCGTCGAGATCGTCTCCACGGGCGGCACGGCGAAGGTCATCGCCGACGCGGGGATCCCGGTCACGCCGGTCGAAGCGGTCACCGGCTTCCCCGAGTCGCTGGACGGGCGCGTCAAGACGCTGCACCCGAACGTGCACGCCGGCCTGCTGGCCGACCAGGGCAACCCCGACCACGTCGAGCAGCTGCGCAAGCTGGACATCGCGGCGTTCGACCTGCTGGTGGTGAACCTGTACCCGTTCGCGCAGACCGTCGCGTCCGGCGCGAGCGCCGAGGACTGCGTCGAGAACATCGACATCGGCGGCCCGGCCATGGTCCGCGCGGCGGCGAAGAACCACGGCAGCGTCGCAGTCGTCGTCGACCCGGCTCGCTACGGCTGGGTGCTCGAGCGCGTCGCCGACGGCGGCTTCGGCTTCGAGGACCGCAAGCGGCTCGCGGCCCGGGCGTACGCGCACACGGCGGCGTACGACACGGCCGTCGCTTCGTGGTTCGCCAGCGCGTACGCCCCCGACGAGGCCACCGCCGCCGCCGGCTTCCCGGACTTCCTGGGCGCCACCTGGGAACGCGCCGACGTCCTGCGCTACGGCGAGAACCCGCACCAGAAGGCCGCGCTGTACAAGAGCGACCGCCCGGGCCTGGCGCACGCCGAGCAGCTGCACGGCAAGGCCATGTCCTACAACAACTTCGTCGACACCGACGCCGCCCGCCGCGCCGCGTTCGACTTCGCCGAGCCCGCCGTCGCGATCATCAAGCACGCCAACCCGTGCGGCATCGCGGTCGGCGCGGACGTCGCCGAGGCGCACCGCAAGGCGCACGCGTGCGATCCGGTTTCGGCCTACGGCGGCGTCATCGCGACGAACCGGCCGGTCACCCGCGAGGCGGCCGAGCAGATCGAGAAGGTCTTCACCGAGGTCGTCCTGGCCCCGGACTTCGACGCCGAAGCGCTGGAGATCCTGCAGCGCAAGAAGAACATCCGGCTGCTCAAGCTGCCGGCGGCCCCGGCGTCGTCGATCGAATTCCGCCCGATCTCCGGCGGCGTGCTGCTGCAGACCGCCGACGCGATCGACGCGCCGGGCGACAACCCGGCGTCGTGGCAGCTCGCCACCGGTGCCCCGGCCGACGAGCAGACCCTGCGCGACCTCGAGTTCGCGTGGCGCTCGCTGCGCGCGGTCAAGTCGAACGCGATCCTGCTGGCCGCCGACGGCGCCACCGTCGGCGTCGGCATGGGCCAGGTCAACCGCGTCGACTCCTCGCGGCTCGCGGTCTCGCGGGCGGGGGACCGGGCCAAGGGCTCGGTCGGTGCGTCCGACGCGTTCTTCCCGTTCCCGGACGGCCTGGAGGTGCTGGTCGAGGCGGGGGTCCGCGCGATCGTGCAGCCCGGCGGCTCGGTCCGGGACGCCGAGGTCATCGCGGCCGCGGAGAAGGCCGGCGTCACCATGTACCTGACGGGGACGCGCCACTTCGCGCACTGA
- a CDS encoding DUF5336 domain-containing protein, with product MTFPSGGPGYPQQGGGQQPPGPPSSGFPAQQSHAHPAPSGPGGLPQNLPLLLALVVTGLSLVQYFLGFVDTGEVGLGGVFLLGGGLLAALQVLPKGPRTLPFAALFSVLGMLDVLDTLIGLQTTPGVVIVILILAFLQAAAAVGALLIEHGVIKPPSPKPAAPSYGGQQQFNQPGQQQQYGQPGQPGQQFGQPGHGPGPVAQAGEPSAPFSQPGQYGSPNPPSTTPPPGQQATTYAPQQGSFFQQPPSDNPGTPPGGFGKSN from the coding sequence ATGACCTTCCCCAGCGGCGGGCCTGGCTACCCCCAGCAGGGTGGCGGCCAACAGCCCCCCGGTCCCCCGTCCAGTGGCTTCCCGGCGCAGCAGTCCCACGCGCACCCGGCGCCGTCGGGCCCCGGCGGCCTGCCGCAGAACCTGCCGCTGCTGCTCGCCCTGGTCGTCACCGGCCTCAGCCTCGTGCAGTACTTCCTCGGGTTCGTCGACACCGGCGAAGTCGGCCTCGGCGGGGTCTTCCTGCTCGGTGGCGGTCTGCTCGCCGCGCTCCAGGTGCTGCCGAAGGGGCCGCGGACGCTGCCGTTCGCGGCGCTGTTCAGCGTGCTCGGCATGCTCGACGTCCTGGACACGCTGATCGGTCTGCAGACGACGCCCGGGGTCGTCATCGTCATCCTGATCCTGGCGTTCCTGCAGGCGGCCGCCGCGGTCGGCGCGCTGCTCATCGAGCACGGCGTGATCAAGCCGCCGTCGCCGAAGCCCGCCGCGCCGTCCTACGGCGGTCAGCAGCAGTTCAACCAGCCCGGCCAGCAGCAGCAGTACGGCCAGCCGGGTCAGCCGGGTCAGCAGTTCGGCCAGCCGGGGCACGGCCCGGGCCCGGTCGCCCAGGCCGGGGAGCCGTCGGCCCCGTTCTCGCAGCCGGGCCAGTACGGCTCGCCGAACCCGCCGTCGACCACGCCGCCGCCGGGGCAGCAGGCCACGACGTACGCCCCGCAGCAGGGCTCGTTCTTCCAGCAGCCGCCGTCGGACAACCCGGGCACCCCGCCCGGTGGCTTCGGCAAGTCGAACTGA
- a CDS encoding GNAT family N-acetyltransferase, producing the protein MELTDARPEDAPELLVLQRCCWVQEALLNDTLDIPALHESLDDVRDWTKTWSVWLLREDHRLIGAVRARLEGDHWELGRLMVAPDFAGRGLGRRLLAHAEAQAPAEARRFSLFTGARSTRNITMYQRAGYRLTEPPEAGGHIAGAVYLEKDRQ; encoded by the coding sequence GTGGAGCTCACCGACGCCCGGCCCGAAGACGCCCCGGAACTGCTGGTCCTGCAACGCTGCTGCTGGGTCCAGGAAGCCCTCCTGAACGACACCCTCGACATCCCCGCGCTGCACGAATCCCTCGACGACGTGCGCGACTGGACCAAGACGTGGTCGGTCTGGCTCCTGCGGGAGGACCACCGCCTGATCGGCGCCGTCCGCGCCCGGCTCGAAGGGGACCACTGGGAGCTCGGCAGGCTGATGGTCGCGCCGGACTTCGCCGGCCGCGGGCTGGGCCGCCGGCTCCTCGCCCACGCCGAAGCGCAGGCGCCCGCCGAAGCCCGCCGGTTCTCGCTCTTCACCGGGGCGCGCAGCACCCGCAACATCACGATGTACCAGCGCGCGGGCTACCGGCTGACCGAGCCACCCGAAGCCGGCGGCCACATCGCCGGGGCCGTGTACCTGGAGAAGGACCGCCAATAG
- the sucD gene encoding succinate--CoA ligase subunit alpha, with amino-acid sequence MSIFINENSKVIVQGLTGSEGMKHATKMLKSGTNIVGGVNARKAGQTVTIEGKDLKVFGTVEEAIKETGADVSVIFVPPKFAKDAVIEAIDAEIPLAVVITEGIPVHDSAYFWAHAVAKGNTTRIIGPNCPGVISPGKSNAGIIPADISGPGQIGLVSKSGTLTYQMMYELRDIGFSTAVGIGGDPIIGTTHIDALEAFEADPETKVIVMIGEIGGDAEERAAAYIKENVTKPVVGYVAGFTAPEGKTMGHAGAIVSGSSGTAAAKKEALEAAGVKVGKTPSETAVLARELYNSLG; translated from the coding sequence ATGTCGATCTTCATCAACGAGAACAGCAAGGTCATCGTGCAGGGGCTCACCGGCTCCGAAGGCATGAAGCACGCGACCAAGATGCTGAAGTCCGGCACGAACATCGTGGGTGGCGTCAACGCCCGCAAGGCCGGCCAGACCGTCACCATCGAGGGCAAGGACCTCAAGGTCTTCGGCACCGTCGAAGAGGCGATCAAGGAGACCGGCGCGGACGTGTCGGTCATCTTCGTGCCGCCGAAGTTCGCGAAGGACGCGGTCATCGAGGCGATCGACGCCGAGATCCCGCTGGCCGTCGTCATCACCGAGGGCATCCCGGTGCACGACTCGGCCTACTTCTGGGCGCACGCCGTCGCGAAGGGCAACACGACCCGGATCATCGGGCCGAACTGCCCCGGCGTGATCAGCCCGGGCAAGTCGAACGCCGGCATCATCCCGGCCGACATCTCCGGCCCGGGCCAGATCGGCCTCGTGTCGAAGTCCGGCACGCTGACCTACCAGATGATGTACGAGCTGCGGGACATCGGCTTCTCCACCGCGGTCGGCATCGGCGGTGACCCCATCATCGGCACCACGCACATCGACGCCCTCGAGGCGTTCGAGGCGGACCCCGAGACCAAGGTCATCGTGATGATCGGCGAGATCGGTGGCGACGCCGAAGAGCGCGCCGCGGCCTACATCAAGGAGAACGTGACGAAGCCGGTCGTCGGCTACGTCGCGGGCTTCACCGCGCCCGAGGGCAAGACCATGGGCCACGCCGGCGCCATCGTGTCGGGCTCCTCCGGCACGGCCGCCGCGAAGAAGGAGGCCCTCGAGGCCGCCGGCGTCAAGGTCGGCAAGACCCCGAGCGAGACCGCCGTCCTCGCACGTGAGCTGTACAACAGCCTCGGCTGA